A single window of uncultured Methanospirillum sp. DNA harbors:
- a CDS encoding aldolase, translating to MSKSVSVPLDVPKDQQKTYTSNFKTITHDTGRLMLFAGDQKIEHLNADFYGEGIHEDDNDPEHLFRIAAKAKIGCFATQLGLIARYGADYPDVPYLVKLNSKTNLVGTSQQEPSSGLLTTIEQVVRFRKTSGLKIVGIGYTIYLGSEAETEMLTAAANAVFEAHQNGLVTVLWIYPRGKAVKDEKDPHLIAGAAGVAACLGSDFVKVNPPKKEGASSVELMKEATMAAGRTRVVCAGGSSVDGEIFLKQLWEQIHIGGCAGNATGRNIHQKSLDEAVRMCNAIYAITVQDASVEDAVKIYEKK from the coding sequence ATGAGTAAATCCGTTTCTGTACCTCTGGATGTACCAAAAGATCAACAGAAAACCTATACCAGCAATTTTAAAACTATTACTCATGATACAGGCAGGCTCATGCTCTTTGCCGGGGATCAGAAGATTGAACACCTGAACGCAGACTTTTATGGTGAGGGGATTCACGAGGACGACAACGATCCCGAGCACCTCTTCCGTATTGCTGCAAAAGCAAAGATCGGATGTTTTGCCACCCAGCTCGGTCTCATTGCGCGATATGGGGCAGACTATCCCGATGTTCCATATCTTGTAAAACTGAACTCAAAGACAAACCTTGTCGGAACTTCTCAGCAGGAGCCATCATCAGGCCTTTTGACCACTATTGAGCAGGTGGTCAGATTCAGAAAAACCAGCGGTCTGAAGATCGTCGGAATCGGATACACAATATATCTTGGATCTGAGGCTGAAACAGAGATGCTTACGGCAGCTGCAAATGCAGTCTTTGAAGCACACCAGAACGGTCTTGTCACTGTACTCTGGATATACCCCAGAGGAAAGGCAGTCAAGGATGAGAAGGATCCGCACCTGATCGCAGGGGCAGCGGGAGTTGCAGCATGCCTGGGTTCTGATTTTGTCAAGGTCAACCCACCAAAGAAAGAGGGGGCCTCATCTGTCGAACTGATGAAAGAGGCAACAATGGCAGCGGGAAGAACCAGGGTTGTCTGCGCAGGAGGTTCCAGCGTTGATGGAGAAATATTCCTGAAGCAACTCTGGGAACAGATCCATATCGGCGGATGTGCAGGAAACGCAACAGGTCGCAACATTCACCAGAAAAGCCTCGATGAAGCTGTACGGATGTGTAATGCCATCTACGCAATCACGGTGCAGGATGCATCGGTTGAAGATGCTGTGAAAATATACGAGAAAAAATAA
- a CDS encoding ABC transporter ATP-binding protein: MIEASHLSRRYGEVTVLHDVSFTCAEGQILGIIGHNGAGKTTLLKILSGLIMPDSGSLTIGGVDVLADPMQIKCQLGYLPEESRLYETMLVPDYLRFFGEIYGLDRVTIDARAGILLTQLSLNPDGKRIGNLSKGMKRKVAIARTLIHDPAILIYDEPGSGLDPMTSRFIIEYLKELRKQGKTIILSAHNLNQVEEICDMVMILKRGDVVIRGTMPELREQFGSIRYEVWYLLPDESSMILPEGTEKSGNLWVSTVRSVPDLNVLTSEITGHDGVVQRIESKYPSLEEILMKIGK, encoded by the coding sequence ATGATCGAGGCGTCACATCTCTCCAGGAGATACGGTGAGGTTACTGTTCTTCATGATGTATCCTTCACCTGTGCAGAGGGGCAGATCCTGGGAATTATCGGGCACAATGGAGCAGGTAAGACTACCCTGCTTAAGATCCTGTCTGGCCTGATAATGCCGGATTCGGGGAGCCTCACCATTGGCGGGGTTGATGTTCTTGCAGATCCCATGCAGATCAAGTGTCAGCTCGGGTATCTGCCTGAAGAGTCACGCCTGTATGAGACGATGCTGGTTCCTGATTATCTCCGTTTTTTTGGTGAGATCTACGGACTTGACCGGGTAACCATCGACGCCAGAGCAGGGATATTGCTTACCCAGTTGTCATTAAATCCTGATGGCAAACGGATCGGCAATCTCTCCAAGGGAATGAAACGCAAGGTTGCGATCGCCCGGACACTTATCCATGATCCTGCCATCCTCATCTATGATGAACCAGGATCAGGTCTTGACCCGATGACCAGTCGGTTCATAATAGAATATCTGAAAGAACTGCGCAAGCAGGGGAAGACGATCATCCTCTCTGCCCACAACCTCAATCAGGTTGAGGAGATATGCGACATGGTGATGATATTAAAACGGGGAGATGTGGTTATCAGGGGAACAATGCCTGAGCTCCGTGAGCAGTTCGGTTCTATCAGATATGAAGTCTGGTATCTCCTTCCTGACGAAAGTTCCATGATACTACCTGAAGGAACTGAAAAGAGTGGAAATCTCTGGGTGTCAACGGTTCGATCAGTTCCAGATCTCAATGTCCTGACCTCGGAGATCACCGGACATGACGGTGTCGTCCAACGTATCGAGTCCAAGTATCCATCCCTTGAAGAGATATTGATGAAGATCGGAAAATAG
- a CDS encoding AMP-binding protein — MKQEIPHRMTSYEDTVRDFRIDVPEFYNFGFDVIDHWAEVDRNKLAMIWVNQEGQEKKYTFRDLRNLSVEAANILIKYGIKKGDHVMLMLHRVPEWWIFVIALIKLGAVVCPSPTMLTAKDLQYRVNAGKFSMLVTDMENSDKVEKICRFCPSLKHRMLIDGELPNWISYKYELLYPAPVSRSAISMPVLQKTHSSDPMLIYFTSGTTGEPKMVLHNHGYPLGHIVTARLWQDLNSNDLHFTSSDTGWAKCAWGKIFGQWIEGACLFIYDARGKFKATELLPLIEKYEISTFCCPPTIYRMLIIADLAKYDLRSLRHCISAGEPLNPEVIRIWKEETGLPIYEGYGQSETCACIATFPCMTHKPGSMGKPSPGWHIELHDDEGKQVEPGVEGRIAIGLNPRPVGLVTEYLDNPEANAESFQNGFYYTGDKAYMDDDGYFWFVGRNDDVIKSSGYRIGPFEVESALQEHTAVQESAVVGSPDPLRGMLVKAFVVLKPGYEPSDQLTKEIQKHVKRVTAPYKYPRLIEYMEELPKTLSGKIKRAELRDREMKRYQQSQ, encoded by the coding sequence ATGAAGCAGGAGATTCCACACCGGATGACCTCATACGAGGATACGGTTCGTGATTTTAGGATTGATGTTCCTGAATTTTACAACTTCGGCTTTGATGTCATCGACCACTGGGCTGAAGTAGATCGAAACAAACTTGCAATGATATGGGTGAACCAGGAGGGGCAGGAGAAGAAGTACACCTTCCGTGATCTGCGTAACCTCTCGGTCGAAGCAGCCAATATTCTGATCAAGTACGGGATCAAGAAAGGTGACCATGTCATGCTCATGCTTCACCGGGTTCCGGAGTGGTGGATCTTTGTCATCGCACTGATCAAACTCGGTGCAGTTGTCTGTCCGTCACCTACGATGCTCACCGCCAAGGATCTCCAGTATCGTGTCAATGCCGGAAAGTTCAGCATGCTTGTCACCGACATGGAGAACTCTGACAAGGTGGAGAAGATCTGCAGGTTCTGTCCATCGCTTAAGCACAGGATGCTGATAGACGGAGAACTTCCAAACTGGATCAGTTACAAGTACGAACTTCTGTATCCAGCTCCGGTCTCACGATCTGCAATCAGCATGCCAGTACTGCAGAAGACCCACTCTTCTGACCCGATGCTCATATACTTCACCTCGGGAACCACGGGAGAGCCGAAGATGGTGCTTCACAACCACGGGTATCCTCTGGGTCATATTGTTACTGCACGGCTCTGGCAGGATCTCAACTCCAATGATCTTCACTTCACATCATCAGATACAGGGTGGGCTAAATGTGCCTGGGGGAAGATATTCGGTCAGTGGATAGAAGGAGCATGTCTTTTTATTTATGATGCAAGGGGCAAGTTCAAAGCTACCGAGCTGCTGCCCCTGATCGAAAAATATGAGATCTCAACATTCTGCTGCCCTCCAACAATCTACCGGATGCTGATCATCGCAGACCTGGCCAAGTATGATCTCCGCTCACTCAGACATTGTATTTCGGCAGGAGAGCCCCTGAATCCGGAGGTTATCAGGATATGGAAAGAAGAGACAGGACTTCCAATCTATGAAGGATACGGGCAGAGTGAGACATGTGCATGTATTGCAACATTTCCCTGTATGACCCACAAACCCGGATCCATGGGAAAACCCTCCCCAGGCTGGCATATTGAACTTCATGATGATGAAGGCAAACAGGTGGAGCCCGGCGTTGAGGGCCGGATTGCAATCGGACTCAATCCACGTCCGGTCGGGCTTGTAACCGAGTATCTTGACAACCCTGAAGCAAATGCAGAGTCATTCCAGAACGGGTTCTACTATACCGGTGACAAAGCGTACATGGATGATGACGGGTACTTCTGGTTTGTTGGCCGGAACGATGACGTCATCAAAAGCTCAGGCTATCGTATCGGCCCATTCGAGGTTGAAAGTGCTCTCCAGGAGCATACAGCTGTACAGGAGTCTGCAGTTGTCGGATCACCTGACCCACTCAGGGGAATGCTGGTTAAAGCATTTGTCGTGCTCAAGCCAGGGTACGAACCGTCAGATCAGTTGACGAAAGAGATCCAGAAGCATGTGAAACGCGTGACTGCTCCATACAAATATCCACGGCTTATCGAATATATGGAAGAACTTCCCAAAACACTGTCAGGAAAGATCAAGCGTGCCGAGCTTCGGGACCGAGAAATGAAGCGATATCAGCAGTCACAATAA
- a CDS encoding aminotransferase class I/II-fold pyridoxal phosphate-dependent enzyme, giving the protein MDIRDFRLERYMAQYEFSAPYLLCSSDCETLSVQELFALEEGSAQGFQTFKLGYTEAPGSPELREEISAWYESVDVDEVIVTSGAEETIFITMHTLLKPGDHVIVQMPSYQSLHEIPKSLGCHVSPWQMAEKNGAWHLDIEALHEHITPKTKALVINSPHNPTGYQFSKSDWHAIEEICADYSIFIVSDEVYRGIEHDTSKGLIPMADLNESALSIGVMSKSLGLAGLRIGWAASRNDEFRKKFQAFKDYTTICNSGPSEFLATVALRQKEQIIRRNLAIIHDNMSILHTFFKTYADQITWSAPTAGSTAFPRLATDASIESFCDKVREDQGVLLLPGSVFHVETPHFRIGYGRQNMPEILSRFEQCLQSRI; this is encoded by the coding sequence ATGGATATCAGGGATTTCAGACTCGAGCGGTACATGGCACAATATGAATTTTCCGCGCCATACCTGCTCTGCTCCTCTGACTGTGAAACACTTTCAGTCCAGGAACTGTTTGCACTCGAAGAAGGATCTGCACAAGGATTTCAAACCTTCAAACTGGGGTACACAGAGGCCCCTGGATCTCCTGAACTTCGTGAAGAGATATCGGCATGGTATGAATCAGTAGATGTTGATGAAGTGATCGTCACATCTGGTGCTGAAGAGACGATCTTTATTACAATGCACACTCTGCTCAAACCAGGAGACCATGTCATTGTTCAGATGCCTTCCTATCAATCTCTTCACGAAATCCCAAAATCTCTGGGTTGCCACGTATCTCCCTGGCAGATGGCAGAGAAGAACGGAGCATGGCATCTTGATATCGAAGCCCTGCATGAACATATCACCCCGAAGACAAAGGCACTGGTGATAAATTCGCCTCACAACCCAACCGGATACCAGTTTTCAAAATCAGATTGGCACGCGATAGAAGAGATCTGTGCCGATTACTCGATATTCATCGTATCAGATGAGGTATACAGGGGGATTGAACATGATACGAGTAAGGGGCTCATACCGATGGCAGATCTTAATGAATCAGCCCTCTCAATAGGTGTTATGTCCAAATCACTCGGCCTTGCAGGTCTGCGAATAGGCTGGGCAGCATCCCGGAATGATGAGTTCAGGAAGAAATTCCAGGCATTCAAAGATTATACAACAATCTGTAACAGCGGTCCTTCAGAATTTCTTGCAACTGTTGCACTGAGGCAGAAGGAACAGATCATCAGAAGAAACCTTGCGATCATCCATGACAATATGAGCATTCTTCACACCTTTTTCAAAACATATGCCGATCAGATAACCTGGTCTGCTCCGACTGCTGGGTCCACAGCATTTCCCAGACTTGCGACAGATGCATCAATCGAATCTTTCTGTGACAAGGTGCGTGAAGATCAGGGGGTTCTTCTGCTTCCGGGATCGGTGTTCCATGTAGAAACTCCTCATTTCAGGATTGGCTATGGAAGACAGAATATGCCGGAGATCCTAAGCAGATTTGAGCAGTGTCTTCAATCACGGATCTGA
- a CDS encoding acetate--CoA ligase family protein gives MDRRLITEKDGYELLTRYGIPVPAYRFVTTHEEAAVAAESIGFPVVVKVVSEQIVHKTDAGGVVLHISCPEALQEALLGIDQKVAAYDSLAVISGYLIEQEMKPGTELLIGGKTDPAFGKVLTVGMGGILVELLHDFSMRVLPVDTVEYRRMIHEMTGYRLISGYRGHRPLDEQALLDIVEKVGRLFLEDERIIEFDINPLILWEDGACAVDARFFIKTAPVEPRTAAQILPPVPDLLHPSSIAVVGASRTPGKVGYAVFRNLLNFQGELYPVNPSAEDILGKKVYPTISSIPGPVEMVVIATPAEYVPGIVKESGEKGVKSAVILTAGFKETGEAGRILEDELLKVARETGIRIVGPNCLGIIIPPLDLNATFDVQSPLSGQIGFISQSGAIITTVLDWSISRRIGFSSVISVGNQTDMGFLEYLQVLDQDPHTYAVILYVEEIRDGQAFLQYAESMRGRKPVIALKSGSSVRGREAASSHTGSLAGSYETYIAAFKQSGVIPAYSLAEAFDVARLVVSEGYPKGRRTIILTNAGGFGVLASDYADKSGMEMINLPEQVVEELNKILPDLWSHKNPVDLLGDSNASRFARVFDVMIKYQQLWDIAVVITAPVAMMDPKNLAHEMIRLSRFTHSMVVGCLLGGDSMKSAIDMLGEAHIPNYQDLQDAFRTVGAILESCNLDDMKESSP, from the coding sequence ATGGACAGGCGGCTGATTACTGAAAAGGATGGGTACGAACTGCTCACCAGGTACGGTATACCGGTTCCGGCATACCGGTTTGTGACCACCCATGAGGAGGCAGCTGTTGCTGCTGAAAGTATCGGTTTCCCCGTTGTTGTAAAGGTTGTCTCAGAACAGATTGTCCATAAAACTGATGCAGGAGGTGTTGTCCTGCATATCTCCTGTCCTGAAGCCCTTCAGGAGGCTCTTTTAGGAATTGATCAGAAGGTTGCTGCATACGACTCCCTTGCCGTAATCAGCGGATATCTTATTGAACAGGAGATGAAACCCGGGACAGAACTCCTCATCGGAGGAAAAACAGATCCTGCATTCGGAAAGGTGCTCACTGTCGGAATGGGTGGCATTCTCGTTGAACTTCTTCATGACTTTTCAATGAGGGTTCTGCCTGTTGATACTGTTGAGTACAGACGAATGATTCATGAGATGACCGGATACCGGCTCATATCCGGGTACCGTGGGCACCGCCCGCTAGACGAGCAGGCACTTCTGGATATAGTTGAAAAGGTCGGCAGGCTCTTTCTTGAGGATGAGAGGATCATAGAATTTGATATCAATCCTCTCATTCTCTGGGAAGACGGGGCCTGTGCGGTTGATGCCCGATTTTTTATTAAAACAGCACCTGTTGAGCCCAGAACTGCCGCACAGATCCTGCCACCAGTTCCTGATCTTCTTCATCCGTCATCTATTGCGGTGGTGGGAGCTTCCCGGACCCCGGGAAAAGTCGGGTATGCTGTCTTTCGAAATCTTCTGAACTTCCAGGGCGAACTCTACCCGGTCAATCCAAGCGCCGAGGATATTCTTGGCAAAAAAGTATACCCTACCATCAGTTCCATCCCTGGTCCGGTTGAGATGGTGGTCATTGCAACACCAGCCGAGTATGTTCCCGGTATCGTCAAGGAATCGGGGGAGAAGGGTGTCAAGTCTGCAGTAATTCTGACGGCAGGGTTTAAAGAGACCGGTGAGGCAGGCAGGATCCTGGAAGACGAACTCCTGAAGGTTGCCAGGGAGACCGGGATCAGAATCGTGGGCCCGAACTGCCTGGGTATCATCATTCCCCCGCTTGATCTGAACGCAACTTTTGATGTCCAGTCCCCTCTTTCAGGACAGATCGGATTTATATCTCAAAGTGGTGCGATCATCACAACTGTTCTTGACTGGTCAATATCCCGCCGCATCGGTTTCTCATCGGTAATCAGCGTAGGTAACCAGACCGACATGGGATTTCTAGAGTATCTACAGGTACTTGACCAGGATCCTCATACCTATGCCGTCATCTTGTATGTCGAAGAGATCCGGGATGGGCAGGCCTTTCTACAGTATGCCGAAAGTATGCGGGGAAGAAAGCCGGTTATCGCACTGAAGTCAGGCTCCTCGGTAAGGGGTCGGGAGGCTGCCTCATCGCACACAGGTTCTCTTGCCGGGAGTTATGAAACATACATTGCAGCCTTTAAACAGAGTGGGGTGATCCCGGCATATTCACTTGCTGAAGCTTTTGATGTTGCCCGCCTTGTGGTCTCTGAAGGATATCCGAAGGGGCGGAGAACGATCATTCTTACTAATGCAGGAGGGTTTGGAGTACTTGCCTCAGACTATGCAGATAAGAGTGGGATGGAGATGATCAATCTGCCTGAGCAGGTTGTTGAGGAACTGAATAAAATTCTGCCTGACTTATGGTCTCATAAAAATCCGGTGGATCTCCTTGGGGATAGCAATGCCTCCCGTTTCGCCAGGGTTTTTGATGTGATGATCAAGTACCAGCAGCTCTGGGATATTGCTGTGGTAATTACGGCACCGGTAGCTATGATGGATCCAAAGAACCTTGCCCATGAGATGATCAGGCTCTCCCGGTTCACCCATAGCATGGTGGTGGGCTGCCTTCTCGGCGGTGATTCGATGAAGTCTGCAATTGACATGCTGGGCGAGGCTCATATTCCAAATTATCAGGATCTTCAGGATGCGTTCAGGACTGTCGGAGCGATCCTGGAGTCATGTAATCTAGATGATATGAAAGAATCATCTCCATAA
- a CDS encoding TATA-box-binding protein, translating into MEEKQYESLKIENIVASGAIADSIDLEVISNNIENCELNTKRFPGAVYRMENPKIASLIFSSGKVVLTGIRDNQSLEVGLKLIIGKMKEAGIACYDEPRVAVTNIVCSYDIGNKINLNKVVMTLSLENIEYEPEQFPGLVYRIADPKIVALLFSSGKIILTGGKNMEDIKRGLAFLEQKLGSIM; encoded by the coding sequence ATGGAAGAGAAACAATACGAATCCCTGAAGATCGAAAATATTGTTGCTTCAGGGGCAATCGCTGACTCTATTGATCTTGAGGTGATCTCCAATAATATCGAGAACTGTGAACTCAATACCAAGCGTTTTCCCGGGGCAGTCTACCGGATGGAGAACCCCAAGATCGCTTCCCTTATATTCTCCTCTGGTAAAGTAGTCCTGACTGGTATCAGAGATAACCAGTCACTCGAGGTCGGGCTCAAACTTATTATCGGTAAGATGAAAGAAGCGGGTATTGCCTGCTATGATGAACCACGGGTTGCAGTCACCAACATCGTCTGTTCATATGATATTGGCAACAAGATCAACCTCAACAAAGTGGTTATGACCCTCAGTCTCGAAAATATTGAGTACGAGCCTGAGCAGTTCCCGGGTCTTGTATATCGTATTGCAGACCCGAAGATCGTTGCACTCCTCTTCTCTTCCGGAAAGATCATTCTGACCGGAGGGAAAAATATGGAAGATATTAAGCGTGGGTTAGCCTTCCTTGAGCAGAAACTTGGCAGTATAATGTGA
- a CDS encoding response regulator, with amino-acid sequence MSVAILIVDDEPALNELFVIGLKKYGFSTEGVLGGRECLDLLKDAYRPDLILLDMMMEPMDGWETLHHIKADQDFRKIPVIMQTGKNLTFKEAEQFSYYIEDYIMKPITPKRCVGFINEILEKLNSIQSVIDTARTAGYSESEIDRFITLHRANDVSARLMRLLEDRYGTSSGEQDPESYGPEDFQAFRTKIKSEYDELAQKMGIST; translated from the coding sequence ATGTCGGTAGCAATCCTGATTGTTGATGATGAACCTGCTCTCAACGAGCTTTTTGTTATCGGCCTCAAAAAGTACGGATTTTCTACTGAAGGTGTACTCGGAGGCAGAGAATGTCTGGATCTACTGAAGGATGCATACAGACCTGACCTCATTCTTCTTGATATGATGATGGAACCGATGGATGGGTGGGAAACCCTCCATCACATCAAGGCAGACCAGGACTTCCGCAAAATTCCGGTTATTATGCAGACCGGAAAAAACCTGACATTCAAAGAGGCAGAACAGTTCTCCTATTATATCGAGGATTATATCATGAAACCGATCACCCCGAAACGGTGTGTCGGTTTTATTAATGAGATCCTTGAAAAATTGAATTCAATCCAGTCAGTTATAGATACAGCACGGACTGCCGGATATAGCGAAAGCGAGATTGATCGCTTCATCACCCTTCATCGAGCCAATGATGTATCTGCAAGACTAATGCGTCTTCTTGAGGATCGGTATGGAACATCATCAGGTGAACAGGATCCTGAATCATACGGCCCTGAAGATTTTCAGGCATTCAGGACAAAAATTAAGAGCGAGTATGATGAACTTGCCCAGAAGATGGGCATAAGTACCTGA
- the dinB gene encoding DNA polymerase IV, protein MHNQIIAHLDMDSFYASVEVRDDPSLAGKPVVVGSDPQEGRGRGVISTCSYEARRYGLHSGMPISQAWHLCPHAVYIRPSGKYSIVSARIMEILQECTPRLEQVSIDEAYLDFSDCGSYDLAEEKARNIKNVLREREGLGCSIGIAPARSYAKIASDLQKPDGLTVIQPEELKQVILPLSVAKIPGIGRKSFAHLESQGMTTFRDLAEADIQILQEIFGGWAVRVREIASGLDTFGLKDQGPRQSIGRETTFAEDTDDPDLISETLETLACSLHAELLKAHARTRTVGIRIRYTGFITCTRSVSLPHADNNLMVIKKAVRSLTEEFWTGKPVRLIGIRLSGLVYHDPKQCTLEQFFSE, encoded by the coding sequence ATGCATAATCAGATCATCGCCCATCTTGACATGGACTCATTCTATGCCTCAGTTGAGGTTCGCGATGATCCCTCTCTGGCTGGCAAACCGGTTGTAGTCGGGTCTGATCCTCAGGAAGGAAGAGGTCGCGGAGTCATCAGTACATGTTCGTATGAAGCACGACGATACGGACTCCACTCGGGTATGCCGATATCACAGGCATGGCACCTTTGCCCCCATGCGGTATACATCCGCCCAAGTGGAAAATACAGTATTGTTTCAGCCAGGATTATGGAGATCCTGCAGGAGTGTACCCCTCGCCTCGAGCAGGTGAGCATCGATGAGGCGTATCTTGACTTTTCTGACTGTGGTTCTTATGATCTGGCTGAAGAGAAGGCAAGGAACATAAAAAATGTCCTGCGGGAACGTGAGGGGCTGGGTTGTTCAATAGGTATCGCACCGGCCCGGTCATACGCGAAGATAGCATCAGACCTGCAGAAACCTGACGGACTGACCGTCATTCAACCTGAAGAACTGAAACAGGTTATCCTTCCCCTTTCGGTTGCAAAGATACCAGGGATAGGCCGAAAGTCATTTGCACATCTTGAATCTCAGGGAATGACCACATTCCGCGATCTGGCAGAAGCCGATATTCAGATCCTTCAGGAGATATTCGGGGGATGGGCAGTACGGGTTCGGGAGATCGCATCAGGCCTCGATACATTCGGACTCAAAGATCAGGGGCCGCGTCAGTCTATCGGAAGGGAGACAACCTTTGCAGAGGATACCGATGATCCTGACCTGATATCAGAAACTCTTGAGACTCTTGCATGTTCACTTCATGCCGAACTTCTCAAGGCACATGCCAGGACGAGAACTGTCGGAATTCGTATACGGTACACCGGGTTTATCACCTGCACCAGATCAGTCTCACTGCCACATGCTGATAACAATCTTATGGTGATAAAAAAAGCAGTTAGGTCTTTGACAGAAGAGTTCTGGACCGGAAAGCCGGTACGGCTGATTGGGATCAGGCTCTCCGGCCTTGTGTACCATGATCCGAAGCAGTGTACACTGGAACAGTTTTTTTCAGAATAA
- a CDS encoding ferric reductase-like transmembrane domain-containing protein, whose amino-acid sequence MRVPTRILLYFSCVAIYICIALIVIDADKGGEPLYTILRIAGLWGFLSLSCSVIMNLFKPELRNLLGQPFLPVHHLFALSGLLLITLHPIIFLILSTDPSTLIPDLSSPYLFFVNGGRVALIIIYAAFFAGLFRIKIGTRWKIIHRFVYPALLLAIIHANLIGSTFQSPIIRVFYNGLAVAVLVTSITRMFRHRRKHQTSV is encoded by the coding sequence ATGAGGGTTCCAACCAGGATTCTGCTGTACTTTTCATGTGTAGCAATCTACATATGCATCGCATTGATCGTGATCGATGCTGATAAGGGGGGAGAGCCTCTCTATACAATTCTTCGCATTGCCGGACTATGGGGGTTTCTCTCGTTATCATGTTCAGTGATAATGAACCTCTTCAAACCTGAACTCAGGAACCTATTAGGACAACCATTTTTACCAGTCCACCATCTTTTTGCATTATCAGGACTCCTGCTCATAACTCTGCATCCAATAATATTCCTGATCCTCTCTACAGATCCTTCAACCCTTATCCCCGATCTCTCGTCACCATATCTTTTCTTTGTAAATGGAGGAAGGGTTGCACTCATCATCATCTATGCTGCCTTTTTTGCAGGACTCTTCAGGATAAAAATTGGTACCAGGTGGAAGATTATTCACCGGTTTGTGTACCCGGCTCTTCTCCTCGCCATCATTCATGCAAATCTTATCGGCTCGACATTCCAGAGTCCCATAATCAGGGTTTTTTATAATGGCCTTGCAGTTGCCGTGCTTGTTACCAGTATTACAAGAATGTTCAGACACAGAAGAAAGCACCAAACATCAGTGTAA
- the eif1A gene encoding translation initiation factor eIF-1A, translating into MNYERPDGTVETIRVRLPKKNNREQFGLAELMMGANHIRIRCFDGVTRMGRIKGKIKKRAWIREGDIVIITPWSFQDEKCDISYRYTPPQRDWLKRNKYI; encoded by the coding sequence ATGAATTATGAGCGTCCGGACGGAACAGTAGAGACTATCCGCGTTCGGTTGCCAAAAAAGAATAATCGGGAACAGTTTGGTCTTGCAGAGTTGATGATGGGTGCAAATCACATCAGGATCCGTTGTTTTGACGGAGTCACCCGCATGGGCAGGATCAAGGGGAAGATCAAGAAACGTGCCTGGATCAGGGAGGGCGACATTGTAATCATAACTCCATGGAGTTTTCAGGACGAAAAATGCGACATCTCATACCGCTACACACCGCCACAGCGTGACTGGTTAAAGCGGAATAAATATATCTAA